The following proteins come from a genomic window of Natronosalvus vescus:
- the fdhF gene encoding formate dehydrogenase subunit alpha → MSSDDEGVHTICPYCGVGCGLKLLEEDEPGSVRLQPWFDAPVNDGALCIKGGASTQVVDHEDRLTEPLIREGESFREATWDEALEHIVDELERLDDEYGPDATGFFASSKVMNEENYLLQKLARRYGTNNVDNCTRMCHASTVYTLRQSLGAGAMTNSMADLEEDGEVYWVQGANPAEQHVIAHSNYFRQATLDGATLIQVDPHANKTSRDADIHLQLKPGTDIPLLNIVLKTIIDEGLYDEDFIEARTTGFDHLEATLAEFDMEDAADICGIPLEDIQEAARIYAEADNAAIFTGMGMSQHACGVDNVQNEVNLALITGNLGRPGTGVNPLRGQNNVQGTCDVGAMPNVLPGYLEVDDDEARESVEDVWGFEIPPEPGLTNVEVSNAIGDSIHGLFVMGENPVMSEPDALEVEKRMADLEFLAVQDIFMTETAEFADVVLPATTWAERGGTVTNTDRRVQLMRPATSVPGNTRHDLDILSELGTRLFGEGFDFDGPEAVFEELREVCPIYHGITYDSIGLEGVQWPCYEEGDEGDQYLYAESFDTEDGLGVIRGVRHQPPAEVEDEEFPLVLTTARLEEHYNTGTMSTRSPTLRRKTPENFVDIHPADAADRGIEDGDYVTLRSRRGEIVLEAQVTEDIKEGVVWTTPHFADARANTLTNDVLDPLAKIPEYKAAAAEVEPVGSSEQEAADD, encoded by the coding sequence ATGAGCTCAGACGACGAGGGCGTCCACACGATCTGTCCGTACTGCGGGGTCGGCTGTGGACTCAAACTGCTCGAGGAGGACGAACCCGGGTCGGTTCGCCTCCAGCCGTGGTTCGACGCGCCGGTGAACGATGGTGCGCTGTGCATCAAGGGTGGCGCGTCGACCCAGGTCGTCGACCACGAGGATCGGTTGACGGAACCGCTTATTCGCGAAGGTGAATCCTTCCGGGAAGCCACCTGGGACGAAGCACTCGAGCATATCGTCGACGAACTCGAGCGGTTGGACGACGAGTACGGCCCGGACGCGACCGGTTTTTTCGCCTCTTCGAAGGTGATGAACGAGGAGAACTACCTGCTCCAGAAACTCGCCCGTCGCTACGGGACGAACAACGTGGACAACTGCACGCGAATGTGTCACGCCTCGACGGTGTACACGCTCCGCCAGAGCCTGGGTGCGGGGGCGATGACCAACAGCATGGCCGATCTCGAGGAAGACGGTGAGGTCTACTGGGTGCAGGGGGCAAACCCGGCCGAACAGCACGTCATCGCCCACAGCAACTACTTCCGGCAGGCGACGCTCGACGGCGCGACGCTCATCCAGGTCGACCCCCACGCGAACAAGACCAGCCGGGACGCCGACATCCACCTCCAGCTCAAACCCGGTACCGACATCCCGCTGCTCAACATCGTCCTCAAGACCATCATCGACGAGGGACTGTACGACGAGGACTTCATCGAGGCGCGAACGACGGGCTTCGACCACCTCGAGGCCACCCTGGCAGAGTTCGATATGGAAGACGCAGCGGACATCTGCGGCATCCCGCTCGAGGATATCCAGGAGGCCGCCCGCATCTACGCCGAGGCCGACAACGCTGCCATCTTCACCGGCATGGGGATGAGCCAGCACGCCTGCGGCGTCGACAACGTCCAGAACGAGGTCAACCTCGCACTCATTACGGGCAATCTGGGCCGTCCAGGAACCGGTGTCAACCCCCTCCGCGGTCAGAACAACGTCCAGGGAACCTGTGACGTCGGCGCGATGCCGAACGTCCTCCCGGGTTACCTGGAAGTCGACGACGACGAGGCGCGCGAGTCGGTCGAGGACGTGTGGGGGTTCGAGATTCCACCCGAACCGGGGCTGACGAACGTCGAGGTGTCGAACGCCATCGGGGACTCGATCCACGGCCTGTTCGTTATGGGCGAGAACCCGGTGATGAGCGAACCGGACGCCCTCGAGGTGGAAAAACGGATGGCCGACCTCGAATTCCTCGCCGTCCAGGATATCTTCATGACCGAAACCGCCGAGTTCGCAGACGTCGTCCTTCCCGCGACTACCTGGGCCGAACGCGGCGGTACCGTCACGAACACCGACCGACGGGTGCAACTGATGCGCCCGGCAACGAGCGTCCCCGGAAACACCCGCCACGACCTCGACATCCTCAGTGAGCTGGGAACCCGACTGTTCGGGGAGGGGTTCGACTTCGACGGGCCAGAGGCGGTCTTCGAGGAGCTTCGAGAGGTGTGTCCGATCTACCACGGGATCACCTACGACAGCATCGGTCTCGAGGGTGTCCAGTGGCCCTGTTACGAGGAGGGCGACGAGGGCGACCAGTACCTCTACGCGGAGTCGTTCGACACCGAGGACGGCCTGGGCGTAATCCGGGGGGTTCGCCACCAGCCACCTGCTGAGGTCGAGGACGAGGAGTTCCCGCTCGTGCTGACGACGGCGAGACTCGAGGAACACTACAATACGGGAACGATGAGTACGCGCTCGCCCACCCTCCGTCGGAAGACGCCGGAGAACTTCGTCGACATCCACCCGGCCGACGCCGCCGACCGCGGGATCGAAGACGGCGACTACGTCACGCTACGCTCACGCCGGGGCGAAATCGTTCTCGAGGCACAGGTCACCGAGGACATCAAGGAGGGCGTGGTCTGGACGACGCCGCACTTCGCGGACGCGCGGGCGAACACGCTCACGAACGACGTGCTCGATCCGCTGGCGAAGATTCCGGAGTACAAGGCTGCGGCCGCGGAGGTCGAACCAGTCGGCTCGAGCGAGCAAGAAGCCGCAGACGACTGA
- the udk gene encoding uridine kinase: protein MSIPSFVIAIAGGTGAGKTTVSRAVADTVGEGVTRIPLDNYYEDLSHLAYDERREVNYDHPDAFEWELIREHLDALSMGQPIEMPHYDFEIHNRKEETVRVEPTEVIVVEGILALYDEILLEMLDLRVYVMTDADVRILRRIQRDVIDRGRDLEGVIDQYLETVKPMHERFVAPTKKHADIIIPEGVNRMAIDLLTEKIEAELVGEPVDDEHDRRGALESFED, encoded by the coding sequence ATGAGCATTCCCTCGTTCGTCATCGCCATCGCCGGGGGAACCGGCGCCGGGAAAACGACCGTCTCTCGAGCGGTCGCAGACACGGTCGGCGAGGGCGTCACCCGGATCCCACTCGACAACTACTACGAGGATCTCTCTCACCTCGCGTACGACGAACGCAGGGAGGTCAACTACGACCACCCGGACGCGTTCGAGTGGGAACTGATCCGGGAACACCTCGACGCGCTCTCGATGGGCCAACCGATCGAGATGCCCCATTACGACTTCGAAATTCACAATCGAAAAGAGGAAACTGTCCGCGTCGAACCAACCGAGGTCATCGTCGTCGAGGGCATCCTGGCGCTGTACGACGAGATACTCCTCGAGATGCTCGATCTGCGGGTGTACGTGATGACCGACGCCGACGTGCGGATCCTCCGCCGCATCCAGCGCGACGTTATCGACCGTGGGCGCGACCTCGAGGGTGTCATCGATCAGTACCTCGAGACGGTCAAACCGATGCACGAGCGCTTCGTCGCACCGACGAAAAAACATGCCGACATCATTATCCCCGAAGGAGTCAACCGGATGGCGATCGACCTCCTGACCGAGAAGATCGAGGCGGAACTGGTCGGCGAACCCGTCGACGATGAGCACGACCGGCGAGGGGCGCTCGAGTCGTTCGAAGACTGA
- the idsA3 gene encoding geranylfarnesyl diphosphate synthase, producing MTSPEAREKAVLEAVGERRDLVNDAIPEELPIQRPERLYEASRYLLDAGGKRLRPTVLLAAAEALADVETLSTPYREFPTLTDSTVDIMAAAVSVEVIQSFTLIHDDIMDDDDLRRGVPAVHKAYDLETAILAGDTLYSKAFEIMLETGADADRTVQALDILAKTCTKICEGQSLDVSFEARDDVTPEEYLEMVEQKTAVLYAASACLPAVLLGADQETVDALYGYGLDVGRAFQIQDDVLDLTVPSEKLGKQRGSDLVENKQTLITVHAREQGVDIESLVDTTDVEAVTEAEIDDAVATLEEAGSIEYANEKARDLVTRGKARLEMLPDNEARKLLFQVADYLIERGY from the coding sequence ATGACATCCCCCGAGGCACGAGAAAAAGCGGTACTCGAGGCCGTTGGCGAGCGACGAGACCTCGTCAACGACGCCATTCCCGAGGAACTGCCGATACAGCGACCCGAGCGGCTCTACGAGGCGTCGCGCTACCTGCTCGATGCGGGCGGTAAACGCCTCCGGCCGACGGTGTTGCTGGCGGCTGCCGAAGCCCTCGCGGACGTCGAGACGCTCTCGACGCCGTACCGGGAGTTCCCCACCCTCACCGACTCGACGGTCGACATCATGGCCGCCGCCGTCAGCGTCGAGGTCATCCAGTCGTTCACGCTGATCCACGACGACATCATGGACGACGACGACCTCCGTCGGGGCGTACCCGCAGTGCACAAGGCCTACGACCTCGAGACGGCCATCCTCGCCGGCGACACCCTCTACTCGAAAGCGTTCGAGATTATGCTCGAGACGGGTGCGGATGCCGATCGCACCGTCCAGGCGCTGGACATCCTCGCGAAGACGTGCACGAAGATCTGTGAGGGACAGTCCCTCGACGTCAGTTTCGAGGCCCGCGACGACGTCACGCCCGAGGAGTACCTCGAGATGGTCGAACAGAAGACGGCCGTCCTGTACGCCGCGTCTGCCTGTCTCCCGGCCGTGTTGCTGGGTGCCGATCAGGAGACCGTCGACGCCCTCTATGGCTACGGGCTGGACGTCGGCCGAGCCTTCCAGATTCAGGACGACGTGCTCGACCTGACCGTACCGAGCGAGAAACTGGGGAAACAGCGCGGCAGCGACCTCGTCGAGAACAAACAGACCCTGATCACCGTCCACGCTCGCGAGCAGGGTGTCGACATCGAATCGCTCGTGGACACGACGGACGTCGAAGCGGTGACCGAAGCCGAAATCGACGACGCCGTCGCTACCCTCGAGGAGGCCGGATCGATCGAGTACGCCAACGAGAAGGCTCGCGACCTCGTCACCCGTGGAAAGGCTCGCCTCGAAATGTTGCCCGACAACGAGGCCCGAAAGCTGTTGTTCCAGGTGGCCGACTACTTGATCGAACGCGGCTACTGA